The Canis lupus familiaris isolate Mischka breed German Shepherd chromosome 5, alternate assembly UU_Cfam_GSD_1.0, whole genome shotgun sequence region TCAAGAGCCAAAGAGGGATATATATTATTGTATAGCTTCCACCTCAGCTTGGATTTGAGGGAAGTGTTGGCAGTGACTTTGAGGGATTGATAGACAGACAAGAAGTGACTAACTGAAATCAACCCTATCATTATTTATGCTGAACTTGTGctcattttcagaagaaaatctCCCCCACAGACAGGTGATTttagcaaagaagaaaacaaaaccatcagAAATGATCAATTAAGTGAATATTGttccataagaaagaaaaatttgctcCCCTTGTGCTTTGAGGATGAATTGAAAAAGCCAAATGCCAAGATAATCAACATTAGTCCAGCAAAGACAGTAACTTCTCATATGGTAATGGTAATAATATCTACTGTAGTTCAGTAAATATGTGTATAATTACTCTTTATAGGAATCTTATATTCTAATGACTGGAAtctttgataaattctttttacttttttgaggaaccttggGGGGCTTTAGCGcatacctttggcccagggcatgatcctggagacccaggatcgagtcccacgtcgggctccctgcatggagcctgcttctccctctgcctgtgtctctgcctctgtgtgtgtgtgtgtgtgtgtgtgtgtctttcatggataaataaataaataaataaaatcttttaaaaaattctttttactttttcaatttcaCATTGCAAAGTGACAACACTTCGATTCTTAATGCTCTTTTTAGAACTGCCACCCCAAAAGTGGGGATTCCTTTGCATCAGCtgaaagttttgtgtttttctttatgaagaaggcttataaaattttcttgattataaaagaaatataaaacaaaaatggcattttttaaaaatgactgcatTATGTTTCACCTTTCTAACAATCTATTTTAGCTTTTTGAACCAGAAAATACATGCATTTAAGGCTATTTGGTAGCTCACAGAGTCTCTAGGAAGACTAAGACAATCTGGCTTGAAAGCTATACAGTTAGGAGTCACCCAGTTACAACCCCAGACTGCTCCACCAGGACCCATGCTTTGTTATGGAGTTTGTGACTTTGATTCTGGTTaggagatgctttttttttttttttttaaaggttttatttatttattcatgagagacatagagaggaaggaaaagacaacagagaaagaagtaggctccctgtgggaagcctgatgtgggactcaatcccaggaccccgggatcatgacctgagtcaaaggcagacgctcaaccactgagccacccaggcatcccaagagatactatttttaagacttttgccACTGCTGCCCTTCAAAGCAGGTATACCTGCTACCATTCTCACTAGAGTAGCTTTCATAATGCCCACCTTTTCCTAGTGTTTGATTTCTCTGAACAGAAGACTATCTCAGGTGTATCTGATTGGCAGATCCTAGGTCACATGCCTATGTTCTAATCTCAAGGGAGGCTTAGAAAGCTAGTCTTTGCCTCTATGTAAAAGTACATAGATTTGTAAGGTGGGAAATTCCCAGAGGTATTGGACAGACCAAAAATAGGACAAATCTCCACTACTGTGGCTAAATGGGTAAAACTGACATCCCAGTGGATTGTAAAATTAgattttcatcatctttttaGTATTTGTAGACAATAATATACCTTTCTCACTAAGTATACTGATGTACAACTGGATGATACTGGTTTCTTACTTCATTAGTTATATTTCTAAAGGAAAGGTAGCAATCATTGACTTAAAGTTTGCTAAGTAAATACTGGTAATATGTATATTTGACCAGTTTCTTTGGAATTAATCTTTTTGCCCTACAATGGAAATATGGGAAGGAGTTTAGTGAATAGGCCAAATATACAAATTTTGCTACTGCTGTGAcaaaatagtctatttttaaGTCAATCTATTACTTTGGGtatttcattccacaaatatatattgaggCTTTTTATGTGCTAAGTAAGGGTTGGAGTACAAGAATAAATATAATGttgtaaagatatttttatattcttagaaGTATTTATTAGAATATCCAGCCTTTGTAATTTTGGCTTATAATTAATTATGTCTCTTAAGATCTTTGActcaagattcattttttttggtATGCTTCTTATTTCTGAGTGTGGGACCTAAGAAATGCCAGAACTATGTTCCGTCCCACCAACTATCCTATTTTTCCAATGACAACATTCACACATCTAAgaagtgtatttattttgtcatatCTCACTTTATTCAAAAAGGGTTTTTGTAGGCCAGAAATTCAGATTTTACCCCTAACATTTTGACAGAATATTAAGAGAAGGAAGTATGTCACATACAAgtacatgtttttttgtttgaataCCATTATTGCTCATATTAAAAACTTCTTAGTAGTCATTTTtagaatatcttattttattttcatgtttaaaaatataggtAGCCGCCTTGACTCACTGGACTGGCGACTAAGTACTCTTTTCTTTAATCCACAGGAACAAAATGACACAAATCCCATAATTTTCCATGAGACTGGATATGTACAAATGTTACTTTTGACAAAAAATAGACTTCCTCTCTATCccatggaaaaggaaaacatttaccCACATAAAAGACcagattttgttttagaaagaaattgtGAAATCCTCAAATCTTTAATTAGTGATCAATGTATTATTCCTTCCAAACCTAAAAGAATTATGCCTACTGCATGGAAAAGAGATATACGAGCACTAGCTTTTAAAGTGGGCCATAGAGTTGTAGAGGGTAAACTAAAGAAGGAAACGAGTAAGCAGACATTTGAAAACATATCCTGGAGCAAACTCTATGATTTCTCACAGACTTTTTCCAGCCTAACAAAAAAATTTGTGGGCTTCTTTGATAAAACTGTTATTCAAGAAATGAGTGCCAGACATGGCAACTTGGAAAGAATGTTTTCTACAGTAAAACCAATTAGCAAATTCAGTGCCTTACCTGTCAAATATGGCTCAAAGCCTTTAAAAACTATACTCGAAGTTCATAAATTAAGTAATATAACACCACTGGATGATTTGTTAAAATAGTCAAATGAAAATTAGACACCTCAGAAAATATTGTTTATACAGCAATATTTagtaacaaaaatcaaataatgacGTTCAAAGATCATAGAAGAAATTCTTACCAAAATAATGTGCAAATGGATGCTATAAGAAAGCAAAGCATAGACACTGGAATTACAAGTCAACAGTCATCTGTTCAAGAAAAGCCAacatttttagtaaataaaagtacaaaattaGGAAACATTTATCAACAAGAAGTAGTTCATGAATTTTTATGATCTCAATTAGATTCCTCAATCATCAGCATTTCTACAGTAGTCTGATTTGGGACCAAGAATGGCACAGACTGTTTCTGGAAATTTGCTGTTAGAAGCCAAATAACATCAATAACTCTTGCTTAATAATTGAGTATCAAATAAGACAAATGTACCATTAACTTGATGCATGTGGAACTAATCGTGTATCAGCATTTTGGATAATCACTGGAAAATAGTCTTACATTAGCATTTCACGCAATTAAAAAgactgtaaattttaaaatagttttttgttaGTAGACATTGGAACTTCCTTGCTATATAATGCCTTTTCCAAGCATAACTTtgacttttttcaaaattattaaataatttaaaagaatagctTAAATAAGCTAAAAAATCTGATACCAAGTCCTATAAAGTATTGaacattacatatattattatattgctgTTTTACTGTTTCTAATTAACCCAAACAGTATAAAGGCAGaattcaaattagaaaagaattgtatttcaaaagtttatttttaatccatttgttttaaagaatttttaaaaatctgaactgtTAGTATGTAAGGAGAAGTAGGTTTAATTAGAAACATTTCTGTTAGGGGAAGGCTGTAGGGGCCTTTGGAAACTTCCGAAGATGAAGACATAAATTTGTTCAGGTTCCTGTTTCTACTTCAgggtggagggttttttttttggttttttttgtttgtttgtttgttttttgttttgtttttaccatgtGCCAAGGCTGCTCTTGGGCACCTCTTCCCAATGAGAGTCAGGTTTTGGCTCTAAAACAGAATGACAAGGGGAAAacgggagtgggggaggggttaGGAAAGAGGGGAGCAACTGGGAACTCTGTAAATGAGAGAAGAGCAAGAGCAAAAGGCTTTAAGATAAAATGACTGGGCTCAGGTACAGAGGAGATAGAGAAGGAGTATACAGGCTTTCCTGGCTCTTCAACTTTTTTCTGATTACTGGAGGAGAACCAGCATCAGCACTCAAAGTTATGAagtcatctttctcttttccaacaaATAGGGATTGATCCTCTTGTTCTTTAGTCTTGCTGTCATCCAGTCTCTtcaccccccactcctgccccatcccccttttctctcctcccagGCTCACTGCAAAGCAAAACAGTTTCACTAACTACCCTGCTGGCTTAGAAGATAAAATGCAAACTCTTTTTAATCACTAACAatcaaaataacaagaaatagaaaacataccTATTTCTATCATAAGTAATGATGGTAATTTTTCCTGATACCCAGTGTAGGATAATGAAATGTGGATCTTGGATATGGGCATATATGAGTAAACATGGGGAAAGAATATAAACTGTCTGAGCCTCAGGTTACTGTTAGCCACCCCCTACTCCCAGATGGGACAACAATACCTTATTAcggtattattattttcatttttaaaaagattctatctatttatccacgagaaacatacagagagaggcagagacacaagcagagggagaagcaggctccccttagggagccaaATGCAGAACTCactccagaaccccaggatcacgacctgagccaaaggcagatgctcaaccactgagccacccaggtgcccccagtataCTATTTTCAGTGTTAAAAGTAATGTGCAGTACCTGAGTACTTGAGTGTAgtaaacattcattaaaaattcCCTTCCTATTTTCACTCTTTCCTGTGCTCTTAATATAACATCTTAAAAGATGCTCCCAGAAGTTATGCTTCAGTCTTTTTGAAGTTAAATGCTGGACCTAACTATAGTATTCGAATTTTAGCTCAAAGGAGACACAAATTAGAACTAAGGATTTTTGTATTCGTTATTTTTTGAACTTTCTGCTGTAACTTGTGAGCTTTATCTTTTAGGAAGGCATTAAATcaacttaaaaattcaatttggCTGAGAATTCACTAAAACAGCTGGATAGCTGGGAGCAGTGGATTCTGGGAAGGTACTGACCTAAACTCTGCACCTTTCTCTTCTACTCTCAGCTTCCATCTGTCATCTTTTAAGCCAAATAGCTGCTGAGGTCATCAAGCAGTGGGGTGCAAGAATAGACAGGGTTCCTAATTTGATGCTGAGATCTGTGTATGGCCCTGGAGACCAGACTCTGAATCACAAGGCATTGATGGAGGTTCTGCTGTCCTGAGACCAGCTGGCCATGGGGAGCT contains the following coding sequences:
- the C5H1orf141 gene encoding uncharacterized protein C1orf141 homolog isoform X4, with translation MTEKILEKLDILDEQEKILLARRTKKNRLQSQGKKKTLVTPLTFDFQLEFKEDIVPSTSKKVPRITEDKSYSIKKTKRYICFKNEPEPRKSDFGKLNLGPHFVPTNIRTQESKSIEPVKENLKSRSFRPFLYLKDTAETKQACRRTLGPTTIYPAPKIQSSAYKKEKDSTLFAAQTGENPEESFDLAGRLEDYMNKRRKSPPQTGDFSKEENKTIRNDQLSEYCSIRKKNLLPLCFEDELKKPNAKIINISPAKTVTSHMEQNDTNPIIFHETGYVQMLLLTKNRLPLYPMEKENIYPHKRPDFVLERNCEILKSLISDQCIIPSKPKRIMPTAWKRDIRALAFKVGHRVVEGKLKKETSKQTFENISWSKLYDFSQTFSSLTKKFVGFFDKTVIQEMSARHGNLERMFSTVKPISKFSALPVKYGSKPLKTILEVHKLSNITPLDDLLK
- the C5H1orf141 gene encoding uncharacterized protein C1orf141 homolog isoform X1 → MSRKRYSWPEEQRLRPQGLMGVLPPCVSMWKLPPKNRLQSQGKKKTLVTPLTFDFQLEFKEDIVPSTSKKVPRITEDKSYSIKKTKRYICFKNEPEPRKSDFGKLNLGPHFVPTNIRTQESKSIEPVKENLKSRSFRPFLYLKDTAETKQACRRTLGPTTIYPAPKIQSSAYKKEKDSTLFAAQTGENPEESFDLAGRLEDYMNKRRKSPPQTGDFSKEENKTIRNDQLSEYCSIRKKNLLPLCFEDELKKPNAKIINISPAKTVTSHMEQNDTNPIIFHETGYVQMLLLTKNRLPLYPMEKENIYPHKRPDFVLERNCEILKSLISDQCIIPSKPKRIMPTAWKRDIRALAFKVGHRVVEGKLKKETSKQTFENISWSKLYDFSQTFSSLTKKFVGFFDKTVIQEMSARHGNLERMFSTVKPISKFSALPVKYGSKPLKTILEVHKLSNITPLDDLLK
- the C5H1orf141 gene encoding uncharacterized protein C1orf141 homolog isoform X3, translated to MSRKRYSWPEEQRLRPQGLMGVLPPCVSMWKLPPKNRLQSQGKKKTLVTPLTFDFQLEFKEDIVPSTSKKVPRITEDKSYSIKKTKRYICFKNEPEPRKSDFGKLNLGPHFVPTNIRTQEKPVKENLKSRSFRPFLYLKDTAETKQACRRTLGPTTIYPAPKIQSSAYKKEKDSTLFAAQTGENPEESFDLAGRLEDYMNKRRKSPPQTGDFSKEENKTIRNDQLSEYCSIRKKNLLPLCFEDELKKPNAKIINISPAKTVTSHMEQNDTNPIIFHETGYVQMLLLTKNRLPLYPMEKENIYPHKRPDFVLERNCEILKSLISDQCIIPSKPKRIMPTAWKRDIRALAFKVGHRVVEGKLKKETSKQTFENISWSKLYDFSQTFSSLTKKFVGFFDKTVIQEMSARHGNLERMFSTVKPISKFSALPVKYGSKPLKTILEVHKLSNITPLDDLLK
- the C5H1orf141 gene encoding uncharacterized protein C1orf141 homolog isoform X2, with the translated sequence MSRKRYSWPEEQRLRPQGLMGVLPPCVSMWKLPPKNRLQSQGKKKTLVTPLTFDFQLEFKEDIVPSTSKKVPRITEDKSYSIKKTKRYICFKNEPEPRKSDFGKLNLGPHFVPTNIRTQESKSIEPVKENLKSRSFRPFLYLKDTAETKQACRRTLGPTTIYPAPKIQSSAYKKEKDSTLFAAQTGENPEESFDLAGRLEDYMNKRKSPPQTGDFSKEENKTIRNDQLSEYCSIRKKNLLPLCFEDELKKPNAKIINISPAKTVTSHMEQNDTNPIIFHETGYVQMLLLTKNRLPLYPMEKENIYPHKRPDFVLERNCEILKSLISDQCIIPSKPKRIMPTAWKRDIRALAFKVGHRVVEGKLKKETSKQTFENISWSKLYDFSQTFSSLTKKFVGFFDKTVIQEMSARHGNLERMFSTVKPISKFSALPVKYGSKPLKTILEVHKLSNITPLDDLLK
- the C5H1orf141 gene encoding uncharacterized protein C1orf141 homolog isoform X5, whose translation is MTEKILEKLDILDEQEKILLARRTKLEFKEDIVPSTSKKVPRITEDKSYSIKKTKRYICFKNEPEPRKSDFGKLNLGPHFVPTNIRTQESKSIEPVKENLKSRSFRPFLYLKDTAETKQACRRTLGPTTIYPAPKIQSSAYKKEKDSTLFAAQTGENPEESFDLAGRLEDYMNKRRKSPPQTGDFSKEENKTIRNDQLSEYCSIRKKNLLPLCFEDELKKPNAKIINISPAKTVTSHMEQNDTNPIIFHETGYVQMLLLTKNRLPLYPMEKENIYPHKRPDFVLERNCEILKSLISDQCIIPSKPKRIMPTAWKRDIRALAFKVGHRVVEGKLKKETSKQTFENISWSKLYDFSQTFSSLTKKFVGFFDKTVIQEMSARHGNLERMFSTVKPISKFSALPVKYGSKPLKTILEVHKLSNITPLDDLLK